In Flavobacterium sp., a single window of DNA contains:
- a CDS encoding glycoside hydrolase family 28 protein, translating into MKTNRKILLCIALTSFALIFNTVSAQKSTGTYKNIEFTMAEVQDPVIPNYSVNLKDFGAVNGGYVLNTKAFADAIDALSKKGGGKLIIPPGIWLTGPIILKSNIELHAERGALIKFSTDKSLYPIIETSFEGLNTWRCISPIYGKNLENVAFTGNGVWDGSGEAWRQVKKSKLTDEQWKKFVASGGVLNEKKDSWYPSEQYLKGAKGADQNIRLDLKTKEDFEAIHDFLRPVLVSIQNSKRVMFDGPVFQNSPAWNIHPLLIEDLIVRNITVRNPWFSQNGDGLDVESCKNVVIENSSFDVGDDAICIKSGKDKDGRDRGVPCENIIVKNNIVYHGHGGVTVGSEMSGGVKNLHVSNCTFMGTDVGLRFKSTRGRGGVVENIYISDVFMTDIPSQAISFDLYYGGKSIAETLAEGGNTVSTKAVPVNEETPQFKNIVIKNITIKGAQQAVFLQGLPEMNLENIEISNLIAKAQKGFSIIDANGIKISNAQLDIEAKNAFEIYNVQNLSLKSVEFNPGSSNTITIDGGASKNIDLSGSSVNFSKTTIIDKSVPKKAVKF; encoded by the coding sequence ATGAAAACTAACCGAAAAATCCTTTTATGTATAGCTCTTACCTCTTTTGCTTTGATTTTCAATACTGTTTCCGCACAAAAATCTACCGGTACTTATAAAAACATTGAATTTACAATGGCTGAAGTACAAGATCCTGTTATTCCGAATTACAGTGTAAATTTAAAAGACTTTGGAGCGGTAAACGGTGGTTATGTTTTGAATACAAAAGCTTTTGCAGATGCCATAGATGCATTGTCTAAAAAAGGCGGTGGAAAACTAATTATTCCGCCAGGAATCTGGCTGACGGGACCAATTATTCTGAAAAGTAACATTGAGCTTCATGCAGAAAGAGGCGCATTAATCAAATTCAGCACCGATAAATCTTTATATCCAATCATAGAAACCAGTTTTGAAGGCTTAAACACTTGGCGCTGTATCTCTCCTATTTATGGGAAAAACCTAGAAAATGTAGCTTTTACAGGAAATGGTGTTTGGGACGGTTCTGGTGAAGCTTGGAGGCAAGTCAAAAAAAGTAAACTGACAGATGAACAATGGAAGAAATTTGTTGCTTCCGGAGGGGTTTTAAATGAAAAGAAAGACAGTTGGTATCCTTCTGAACAATATTTAAAAGGTGCTAAAGGAGCAGATCAGAACATTCGTCTTGACTTGAAAACCAAAGAAGATTTTGAAGCGATTCATGATTTCTTACGTCCGGTTTTGGTCAGCATTCAAAATAGTAAAAGAGTAATGTTCGACGGACCTGTTTTCCAAAACTCGCCAGCATGGAATATCCACCCTTTATTGATTGAAGATTTAATTGTTCGAAATATAACCGTTCGCAATCCTTGGTTTTCTCAAAACGGTGACGGACTTGACGTGGAATCTTGTAAAAATGTGGTAATCGAAAATTCAAGTTTTGATGTGGGTGACGATGCAATCTGTATTAAATCGGGAAAAGACAAAGACGGACGTGACAGAGGTGTTCCTTGCGAAAATATTATTGTAAAAAACAATATCGTGTATCACGGTCACGGTGGCGTTACGGTTGGAAGTGAAATGTCTGGTGGTGTAAAAAACCTGCATGTTTCGAATTGTACTTTTATGGGAACGGATGTTGGTCTTCGTTTTAAAAGTACGCGCGGACGCGGCGGTGTCGTAGAAAACATTTATATCTCAGATGTTTTTATGACTGATATTCCATCTCAGGCGATTTCTTTTGATTTGTATTACGGAGGAAAATCGATTGCTGAAACTTTAGCGGAAGGTGGAAATACGGTAAGTACAAAAGCAGTTCCGGTAAACGAAGAAACACCTCAGTTTAAAAATATTGTAATCAAGAACATTACGATTAAAGGCGCTCAGCAAGCCGTATTTTTACAAGGACTTCCTGAAATGAATTTAGAGAATATTGAAATCTCAAACCTGATTGCCAAAGCACAAAAAGGCTTTTCTATAATTGATGCAAACGGAATTAAAATCAGCAACGCTCAATTGGACATCGAAGCGAAAAATGCTTTTGAAATTTACAATGTTCAAAACCTTTCTTTGAAGAGCGTAGAATTTAATCCTGGTTCATCAAACACAATTACAATTGATGGTGGAGCAAGTAAAAATATTGATTTGAGCGGTTCTTCGGTAAATTTTTCTAAGACGACGATTATTGATAAAAGTGTACCTAAAAAGGCGGTTAAATTTTAA
- a CDS encoding sodium:solute symporter: MNSIYDKLTTLDFIIVAGYLVALLVIGYVVSMKQRKKNETLFLAGNSLNWYSIGFNMWGTNVGPSSLLAFASIGYATGIVAGNFEWYAFVFLLLLAMVFAPRYIASKVSTMPEYMGKRYGDSTQNILAWYALVKILVSWLSLGLFSGGVLVRQILGIPMWQSVTVLVIFSGIFTFAGGLKAIAKVNVFQMILLIVVSLTLSFLGLQKLGGIEALVAKTPSNFWNLVRPSDDASYPWPAIMLGYPVAAVAFFCTDQSMVQSVLGAKNLEQGQLGVNFIGWLKVMALPLFILPGILCYALYPELGSNSDLAYMTMVTNLFPSGMNGLVICVMIAVLVGTIGSSLNALSTVFTNDIYVKKINPTATIQDQIKIGRLTIAAGCVFAILIAVAIDNIKGQNLFNIFQAVLGFLAPSLSVVFLLSVFWKRTTKKAVNATLSWGSAFSLFVGVLYLWIFPADKYPVWPHFLLISFYIFAVLMISAVIISLTDKNPEVNVSDETDIPKTSKKVKLLFGLLGLTILVLYLVFNGH, from the coding sequence ATGAACAGTATTTACGATAAATTAACCACGCTCGATTTTATCATTGTTGCGGGTTATTTGGTGGCTTTATTAGTCATTGGATATGTGGTAAGTATGAAGCAGAGAAAGAAAAACGAAACACTTTTTCTTGCCGGAAATTCTTTGAACTGGTACAGCATCGGGTTTAATATGTGGGGAACCAATGTTGGGCCTTCTTCATTATTGGCTTTTGCGAGTATTGGTTATGCAACGGGAATTGTAGCCGGAAATTTCGAATGGTATGCTTTTGTGTTTTTACTGCTTTTGGCTATGGTTTTTGCACCAAGATATATTGCAAGTAAAGTAAGCACGATGCCCGAATATATGGGAAAACGTTACGGTGATAGTACACAGAATATTTTGGCTTGGTATGCTTTGGTAAAAATATTAGTAAGCTGGTTGTCTTTAGGATTATTCAGCGGAGGTGTTTTAGTACGTCAGATTCTCGGAATTCCGATGTGGCAGAGCGTTACCGTTTTAGTGATTTTCTCTGGAATTTTCACTTTTGCAGGAGGATTAAAAGCAATTGCTAAAGTCAATGTTTTTCAGATGATTTTGCTGATTGTAGTTTCGCTAACACTTTCTTTTTTAGGTTTACAAAAACTGGGCGGAATCGAAGCTTTAGTTGCAAAAACGCCATCCAACTTTTGGAATTTAGTTCGTCCTTCTGATGATGCAAGTTATCCGTGGCCAGCTATTATGTTGGGATATCCTGTTGCTGCAGTTGCTTTTTTCTGTACCGATCAATCGATGGTGCAGAGCGTTTTAGGAGCGAAAAATCTAGAACAAGGACAGCTTGGTGTGAACTTTATCGGATGGTTGAAAGTGATGGCGCTTCCATTATTTATTTTACCTGGAATTTTGTGTTATGCCTTATATCCAGAATTAGGAAGTAACTCAGACTTAGCTTATATGACGATGGTTACGAACCTTTTCCCAAGCGGAATGAACGGTTTGGTAATCTGTGTAATGATTGCGGTTTTGGTAGGAACAATAGGTTCTTCGTTAAATGCTTTGAGTACCGTTTTTACGAATGATATTTATGTAAAGAAGATCAACCCGACGGCGACGATTCAGGATCAGATTAAAATTGGTCGTTTAACAATTGCTGCCGGATGTGTATTTGCGATTCTAATTGCCGTTGCTATTGATAATATCAAAGGACAAAATTTATTCAACATTTTTCAGGCGGTTTTAGGTTTCTTGGCGCCTTCGTTATCTGTTGTTTTCCTTTTGAGTGTTTTCTGGAAACGAACTACCAAAAAAGCCGTAAATGCAACACTATCTTGGGGTTCTGCGTTTAGTTTGTTTGTTGGGGTCTTATATTTATGGATTTTCCCTGCCGATAAATATCCAGTTTGGCCTCACTTTTTATTGATTTCGTTTTACATTTTTGCGGTTTTAATGATCAGTGCTGTTATTATCTCTTTAACCGATAAAAATCCTGAAGTTAATGTTTCTGATGAAACTGATATTCCTAAAACTAGTAAAAAGGTGAAGCTTTTGTTTGGTTTGCTGGGATTGACGATTTTGGTTTTGTATTTGGTTTTTAATGGACATTAA
- a CDS encoding MFS transporter, translated as MDTIKANPDIVKKTTYSILFIISFSHLINDLLQAVVPSIYPLLKDNFSLSFTQIGIITLTYQMVASILQPFVGMYTDKNSKPYSLIVGMCFTMVGLFFVSIASSFINLLLSVSLIGIGSSIFHPESSRVAHLASGGKRGLAQSIFQLGGNAGSAIGPLLAAFIVIPHGQSYIAWFCIIALVGVFALYKIAIWYTAHLSERNANKASHQIETHHLSKNRVIASLIILLVLIFSKYFYMSSITSYYTFFLIDKFHITIQQSQVYLFLFSGAVAAGTLIGGPIGDRYGRKYVIWVSILGVAPFTLMLPYVSLFWVGTLSVIIGLILSSAFSAILVYATELMPGKVGLVAGLFFGFAFGMGGLGSAILGKIADATSIEYVFKICAFLPLIGVITGFLPNLEKKKKVE; from the coding sequence ATGGACACTATTAAAGCAAATCCTGACATAGTTAAAAAAACCACTTATTCGATCTTATTCATCATAAGTTTTTCTCATTTAATTAATGATCTTCTACAGGCTGTTGTTCCTTCCATTTATCCACTTTTAAAAGATAATTTTAGTTTAAGTTTTACTCAAATTGGTATTATTACTTTGACTTATCAAATGGTAGCGTCTATTTTACAGCCATTTGTGGGAATGTATACCGATAAAAACTCAAAACCATACTCGCTAATTGTTGGAATGTGTTTTACCATGGTAGGACTTTTCTTTGTTTCGATCGCTTCGAGTTTTATCAACTTATTATTATCAGTAAGCTTAATCGGAATTGGCTCTTCAATTTTCCATCCTGAATCTTCGCGTGTAGCGCATTTGGCTTCGGGCGGAAAAAGAGGTTTGGCGCAGTCTATTTTTCAATTGGGAGGAAATGCCGGAAGTGCCATCGGACCTTTATTAGCAGCATTTATTGTAATTCCGCACGGACAATCTTATATCGCTTGGTTTTGTATTATTGCGTTAGTTGGTGTTTTTGCTTTGTACAAAATTGCAATTTGGTACACGGCACATTTATCTGAAAGAAATGCTAATAAAGCTTCTCATCAAATCGAAACGCATCATTTGTCTAAAAACCGAGTAATTGCTTCGCTGATTATTTTATTGGTTCTGATTTTCTCTAAGTATTTCTACATGAGTAGTATTACGAGTTATTATACTTTCTTCTTGATAGATAAATTCCATATTACGATTCAGCAATCGCAAGTATATTTATTCTTGTTCTCGGGTGCTGTTGCTGCTGGAACTTTAATTGGTGGACCAATTGGAGATCGATATGGCAGAAAATATGTAATCTGGGTTTCAATTTTAGGTGTTGCTCCGTTTACTTTGATGTTGCCTTACGTTTCTCTTTTCTGGGTTGGAACTTTATCTGTAATTATCGGATTGATTCTTTCTTCGGCTTTCTCTGCAATTTTGGTTTATGCAACTGAATTAATGCCTGGAAAGGTCGGACTTGTTGCAGGTCTATTCTTCGGATTTGCTTTCGGAATGGGCGGTTTAGGTTCTGCTATTTTAGGAAAAATTGCCGATGCTACAAGTATTGAATATGTATTTAAGATTTGTGCGTTTCTGCCTTTGATTGGGGTTATTACTGGGTTCTTGCCTAATTTGGAGAAGAAAAAGAAGGTTGAGTAA
- a CDS encoding amidohydrolase family protein: MNNRFDSHQHFWKFDPVRDSWIDETMAVIQRDFLPEDLEPILKENQFEGCVAVQASQTEEETHFLLDLASKNDFIKGVVGWIDLRNENIEERLQFFSDQKKLKGFRHVVQGEADDFMDGAEFRRGITALKPFNYTYDILIFHRQLSAAVRLVKDFPEQRFVIDHIAKPDIKSGSIESWKKGIEEIAKHENVWCKISGMVTEADWRNWKPEDLKLYLDVIFENFSADKLMYGSDWPVLNVASDYSEVVKTLEDYISKLSVEDQNKIWFENAISFYNLNN; encoded by the coding sequence ATGAATAACCGATTTGATTCTCATCAGCATTTTTGGAAGTTTGATCCCGTTCGAGACAGCTGGATTGATGAAACAATGGCTGTAATTCAAAGAGATTTTCTACCTGAAGATTTAGAGCCAATATTAAAAGAAAATCAATTTGAAGGCTGTGTGGCAGTTCAGGCAAGTCAAACGGAAGAAGAAACTCATTTTTTATTGGATTTAGCTTCTAAAAATGATTTTATAAAAGGCGTTGTCGGCTGGATCGATTTGCGAAATGAGAATATTGAAGAACGTTTACAATTTTTTTCCGATCAAAAAAAACTGAAAGGTTTCAGACATGTTGTTCAAGGAGAAGCGGATGATTTTATGGATGGAGCAGAATTCAGAAGAGGAATTACTGCTTTAAAACCATTTAATTATACTTATGATATATTAATTTTCCACAGACAGCTTTCGGCAGCAGTACGTTTGGTTAAAGATTTTCCAGAACAGCGTTTTGTGATTGATCATATTGCTAAACCAGATATCAAATCAGGAAGTATTGAAAGCTGGAAAAAGGGAATAGAAGAAATTGCAAAACACGAAAATGTTTGGTGTAAAATCTCAGGAATGGTAACAGAAGCGGATTGGAGAAACTGGAAGCCAGAAGATTTGAAACTGTATTTGGATGTAATTTTTGAAAACTTTTCAGCCGATAAATTAATGTATGGATCTGATTGGCCAGTTTTAAATGTAGCTTCAGATTATAGTGAAGTGGTAAAAACTTTAGAAGATTATATTTCGAAGTTGTCTGTTGAAGATCAAAATAAGATTTGGTTTGAGAATGCAATTTCATTCTACAATTTAAATAATTAG
- a CDS encoding right-handed parallel beta-helix repeat-containing protein, translating to MRLIPFNKLLIVFLMVFSLSATGAEIWVSPSGKDSNIGTKSSPLATVHMAIRKARELRRLKDPSIKDGIRIIVMNGTYYLNEPLFVRPEDSGTADSPTTIEANANAKPIISGGIEIKNWKKISVLNGKKGTFWVADAPTKAGTLIDFRQLWVNGKKAVRAKNTAGTTMERILSWNHEDQTCWIPFKDKSVKYEPGMEMFIVQWWSNANLRIKNIEVQKDSARLSFEEPESRIQSEHPWPAPWISKNNGNSAYFLNNAFSLLNEPGEWYLDKKNAKIYYIPRVGEDINSAIITAPVLENLVEVKGTIDSPVHHFQFKGISFQYSNWLRPSQQGHVPLQSGLYLLDAYKLKVPGTPNQANLENQAWVGRPRSAVEVNYANNIQFESCRFEHLASTGLDLNKGTNHNTVKGNLFKDIGGSAINVGIFSEEAFEAHLPLIIKDEREMCSDEVIADNLITNVTNEDWGTLGISAGFVRNITIEHNEISDVSYSGMAMGWGWTHTPNVMQNNKILGNKIHHYAKHLHDVAGIYTLSAQPNSRIEENYIDKVYNSPYAHDPFLWLYLYTDEGSEGFTIKNNWIAEKKILKNHNGPKGNIWEHNDPYVSSKIKDAAGIRAPYKDLEKEVVIDEKWGLQEMPKPYAIELIGSDFDIEKIKSTLTGFRIVGQELYQWKNHLVIYGKMNQPERTKRKLAGAFPSLQIKIYEDLVYDFQNFERCKDSKPTSDWENLVLTANLPADEKLQKEYIEYHKTQFEKWPEVAKGFCNADFQQLQVFKNERQLILVISIPKGENLDKLNPKTTENNPRVDQWNALMKKYQSGIEGTKPDETWIFLNKVEVEAKK from the coding sequence ATGCGTTTAATTCCTTTCAACAAATTACTGATTGTTTTTTTAATGGTATTCTCGCTTTCGGCAACTGGAGCTGAAATCTGGGTTTCACCATCAGGAAAAGATTCAAACATCGGAACAAAATCTAGTCCGCTGGCAACGGTTCACATGGCAATACGAAAAGCCAGAGAACTTCGCAGATTAAAAGATCCATCCATAAAAGACGGAATCCGAATTATAGTAATGAACGGAACGTATTATCTAAACGAACCTTTATTTGTTAGACCTGAAGATTCAGGAACTGCAGACAGCCCAACAACAATTGAAGCCAATGCAAATGCAAAACCAATCATAAGCGGTGGAATCGAAATCAAAAACTGGAAAAAAATCAGTGTTTTAAACGGTAAAAAAGGGACGTTTTGGGTGGCTGATGCGCCAACTAAAGCAGGAACGTTAATTGATTTCAGACAATTATGGGTAAATGGCAAAAAAGCAGTTAGAGCCAAAAATACTGCCGGAACTACAATGGAGCGTATTTTATCTTGGAATCACGAAGACCAAACCTGTTGGATTCCGTTTAAAGATAAATCGGTTAAGTACGAACCAGGAATGGAAATGTTTATCGTGCAATGGTGGTCGAATGCGAATCTTAGAATTAAAAATATCGAAGTTCAGAAAGACAGCGCAAGACTTTCGTTTGAAGAACCTGAAAGTAGAATCCAAAGCGAACATCCGTGGCCAGCGCCGTGGATTTCTAAAAATAACGGAAATTCAGCTTATTTCTTAAACAATGCTTTTTCGCTTTTAAATGAACCTGGCGAATGGTATTTGGACAAAAAAAATGCTAAAATCTATTATATTCCAAGAGTTGGAGAAGATATTAATTCGGCAATTATAACTGCGCCTGTTTTAGAAAATCTGGTTGAAGTAAAAGGAACAATCGATTCGCCAGTTCATCATTTTCAATTTAAAGGAATTTCATTTCAGTACAGCAATTGGCTTCGTCCTTCACAGCAAGGTCATGTGCCGTTGCAGTCGGGGTTATATTTATTGGATGCTTATAAATTGAAAGTTCCTGGAACGCCAAATCAGGCGAATTTAGAAAATCAGGCTTGGGTAGGAAGACCTCGCTCGGCGGTTGAAGTGAATTATGCGAATAACATTCAGTTTGAATCCTGCCGTTTTGAGCATTTGGCTTCGACTGGTTTAGATTTAAATAAAGGAACAAATCACAATACCGTAAAAGGAAATTTATTTAAAGATATCGGCGGAAGTGCCATCAACGTTGGAATTTTCTCTGAAGAAGCTTTTGAAGCGCATTTGCCTTTAATCATAAAAGATGAAAGAGAAATGTGTTCGGATGAAGTAATCGCTGATAATTTAATTACAAACGTAACCAATGAGGATTGGGGAACTTTGGGAATAAGCGCTGGTTTTGTTCGAAATATTACGATTGAACACAACGAAATTTCGGATGTATCATACTCCGGAATGGCAATGGGCTGGGGTTGGACGCATACGCCTAATGTGATGCAGAACAATAAAATTCTAGGAAATAAGATTCATCATTATGCGAAACATTTACATGATGTTGCTGGAATTTATACGCTTTCGGCTCAGCCAAACAGCCGAATTGAAGAGAATTATATCGACAAAGTTTACAACAGTCCGTATGCGCACGATCCGTTTTTATGGCTGTATTTATACACGGATGAAGGAAGCGAAGGTTTTACGATTAAAAACAACTGGATTGCTGAAAAGAAAATCCTTAAAAATCATAACGGACCAAAAGGAAATATTTGGGAACATAATGATCCTTATGTAAGTTCAAAAATTAAAGATGCAGCCGGAATTAGAGCACCTTACAAAGATTTAGAAAAAGAGGTCGTAATCGATGAAAAATGGGGATTGCAGGAAATGCCAAAACCGTATGCAATCGAATTAATAGGTTCTGATTTTGATATTGAAAAAATCAAATCGACTTTAACTGGATTTAGAATTGTAGGTCAGGAATTGTACCAATGGAAAAATCATTTGGTGATTTATGGAAAAATGAATCAGCCGGAAAGAACGAAGCGAAAATTGGCGGGTGCTTTTCCATCTTTACAAATTAAAATCTATGAAGATTTGGTTTACGATTTCCAAAACTTCGAAAGATGTAAAGATTCAAAACCAACATCGGATTGGGAAAATTTAGTTCTAACAGCGAATCTTCCTGCTGACGAAAAACTACAAAAAGAATATATAGAATATCACAAAACACAATTCGAAAAATGGCCGGAAGTAGCCAAAGGTTTCTGTAATGCCGATTTTCAGCAATTACAGGTTTTCAAAAATGAAAGACAATTAATCTTAGTTATCAGTATTCCGAAAGGAGAAAATCTGGACAAACTAAATCCAAAAACAACAGAAAATAACCCAAGAGTAGATCAATGGAACGCCTTAATGAAAAAATACCAATCGGGAATTGAAGGCACAAAACCAGACGAAACCTGGATTTTTCTAAACAAAGTAGAAGTAGAAGCAAAAAAATAA
- a CDS encoding SDR family oxidoreductase, whose translation MDLNLKNKIVVVSGSAGKEGSIGETIINRLADEGAIPVLVDRNARGFAYAENLQKRGIDSLFVQTDVTDPVEIENAVKTITVKYGRIDAVINNVGVNDGAGLEASYEEFMDSLKLNVVSYFLLVKYALPYLKESKGNILNIGSKVALTGQGGTSGYAAAKGGVLGLTREWAVDLIQFGIRSNAIIIAESYTPAYEDWIKTLADGETVLKKINKSIPFEGRMTKTEEIADTALFIISEKSSHTTGQFVFVDGGYVHLDRALINDVN comes from the coding sequence ATGGATTTAAATTTAAAAAATAAAATTGTCGTTGTTTCCGGTTCAGCCGGCAAAGAAGGCAGTATTGGTGAAACAATTATTAACCGATTGGCGGATGAAGGAGCAATTCCGGTTTTGGTAGATCGAAATGCAAGAGGTTTCGCTTACGCAGAAAATCTTCAAAAAAGAGGAATCGATTCATTGTTTGTTCAGACAGATGTTACTGATCCTGTTGAAATCGAAAATGCAGTTAAAACAATTACAGTTAAATACGGGAGAATCGACGCAGTTATCAACAATGTTGGTGTAAACGACGGTGCAGGTTTAGAGGCGAGTTATGAAGAATTCATGGATTCCTTAAAATTGAATGTAGTAAGTTATTTTTTGCTGGTAAAATATGCGCTTCCATACTTAAAAGAATCAAAAGGGAATATCTTGAATATTGGTTCAAAAGTTGCTCTAACAGGACAGGGCGGAACTTCTGGGTATGCTGCTGCAAAAGGCGGCGTTTTAGGCCTTACGAGAGAATGGGCGGTAGATTTAATTCAATTTGGAATCCGTTCGAATGCTATTATTATTGCAGAAAGTTACACTCCTGCATACGAAGACTGGATTAAAACTCTTGCAGATGGAGAAACTGTTTTGAAGAAAATCAACAAAAGTATTCCGTTTGAAGGCAGAATGACCAAAACAGAAGAAATTGCTGATACGGCTCTTTTCATCATTTCTGAAAAATCATCTCATACGACAGGACAATTTGTTTTTGTTGATGGCGGTTACGTACACTTAGATCGTGCTTTAATAAACGATGTAAACTAA
- a CDS encoding Gfo/Idh/MocA family oxidoreductase, producing MLKIAILGLGEGRSTMSAAIESSKLELVKICDRNEELCKQRAKEFDFHSYTTNYDDLLNDESIDIIAIYTPDHLHALHVKQALLSGKHVVCTKPFIDDLSDAKELLELSKSTGKKVFIGQSSRFFEPAKRQRADFEAGLIGDLITIEAQYHADHRWFLKKEWSLLQSFKWLYGGLSHPVDFIRWYLPNIQEVMGYGMISANGQNAGLKNEDTMHFIFKATDGRIARVSGVYTSPTQPAQRDSGMSTILRATEGASQADYHELRYAITDKTGEEKVITWGDSTIKYYFRFEGQSHHGGEYQNYLEYFTDSIEQGFEAYPNMEEGIGTVALLQAMDKSLQTGMPVKIADILNEYGL from the coding sequence ATGTTAAAAATAGCCATTCTGGGACTTGGAGAAGGACGAAGCACAATGTCGGCTGCTATAGAAAGTTCAAAACTAGAACTCGTTAAAATATGCGACCGAAACGAAGAATTGTGCAAACAGCGCGCAAAAGAATTCGATTTTCATTCGTACACAACCAATTACGATGATTTATTGAATGATGAATCAATTGATATTATAGCGATTTATACGCCAGATCATTTGCATGCGCTACACGTAAAACAAGCTTTGTTAAGTGGAAAACACGTAGTTTGCACAAAGCCTTTTATCGATGATCTTTCGGATGCTAAAGAATTGTTGGAATTAAGCAAATCAACTGGAAAGAAAGTTTTCATTGGGCAAAGTTCACGTTTCTTCGAACCAGCCAAAAGGCAAAGAGCCGATTTTGAAGCAGGTTTAATTGGAGATTTAATTACAATCGAGGCTCAATATCATGCGGATCATAGATGGTTTTTAAAGAAAGAATGGTCGCTTTTGCAATCGTTTAAATGGTTGTACGGAGGTTTGAGTCATCCTGTAGATTTTATCAGATGGTATCTTCCAAATATCCAGGAAGTAATGGGTTATGGAATGATTAGCGCTAACGGACAAAATGCAGGATTAAAAAATGAGGATACGATGCACTTTATCTTCAAAGCAACAGACGGCAGAATTGCACGTGTAAGCGGTGTTTATACATCACCGACTCAGCCAGCGCAACGTGACAGCGGAATGAGTACAATTTTAAGAGCAACAGAAGGAGCAAGTCAGGCCGATTATCATGAATTGCGTTATGCGATTACAGACAAAACTGGCGAAGAAAAAGTAATTACTTGGGGCGACAGCACGATAAAATATTATTTCCGTTTTGAAGGACAAAGTCATCACGGCGGAGAATATCAGAATTATTTAGAATATTTTACAGATAGTATCGAGCAAGGTTTTGAAGCGTATCCAAACATGGAAGAAGGAATCGGAACTGTGGCTTTATTACAAGCAATGGACAAATCTCTGCAAACTGGAATGCCGGTTAAAATTGCCGATATTCTTAACGAATACGGACTATGA
- a CDS encoding helix-turn-helix transcriptional regulator codes for MAQEHGYRVDPSIPVIGYTEMVTNEMCISHSHPRGQLIYATRGVMNVVVGNHIWVVNPLQGLWLPGGVEHQVTFQKDVNYYSVFIDPSAMEGLPTNSFSFDIPMFLKQLVFKIISFGIEGNLTPPQHRIISVFLDELALIVPSATFLPTTNHERLQKVVELLMEDIASKNTIDYYAEISFMSTRTLSRLFIKELGMNFSDWRTRLKLLEAIKRLGEKQSIKEIAFNLGYENTSAFIYMFKKHLGKTPSNYILEDENENDKLSA; via the coding sequence ATGGCACAGGAGCATGGATACAGAGTTGATCCATCGATTCCTGTTATTGGCTATACCGAAATGGTAACCAACGAAATGTGTATTTCTCATTCGCATCCAAGAGGTCAGTTGATCTATGCGACGCGTGGCGTAATGAACGTTGTAGTGGGCAATCATATTTGGGTTGTGAATCCGTTGCAGGGTTTGTGGCTTCCTGGTGGAGTAGAACATCAGGTTACTTTTCAGAAAGACGTTAATTACTACAGCGTTTTTATCGATCCGTCTGCAATGGAAGGATTGCCAACAAACAGTTTTTCTTTTGATATTCCGATGTTTTTAAAGCAGTTGGTTTTCAAAATCATTTCTTTTGGAATAGAGGGAAATTTAACGCCTCCGCAACACAGAATTATATCGGTTTTTCTTGACGAATTGGCTTTAATAGTACCAAGCGCCACTTTCCTGCCCACAACCAATCACGAAAGACTTCAAAAAGTAGTCGAACTTTTAATGGAAGATATTGCAAGCAAAAATACGATCGATTATTACGCCGAAATTTCTTTTATGAGTACCAGAACTTTATCCCGTTTATTTATTAAAGAACTGGGAATGAATTTCAGCGATTGGCGTACTCGTTTAAAATTACTTGAAGCCATAAAACGTTTGGGTGAAAAACAATCCATAAAAGAAATCGCTTTCAATTTAGGTTACGAAAACACCAGTGCTTTTATTTATATGTTTAAAAAGCATCTAGGAAAAACGCCTTCTAATTATATTTTAGAAGATGAAAATGAGAACGATAAATTATCTGCTTAA